From Debaryomyces hansenii CBS767 chromosome C complete sequence, a single genomic window includes:
- a CDS encoding DEHA2C00396p (no similarity) — protein MSEQLLEEFNAKSVNESVKKLNNDAFVRLQKLKNIPFKELPRDTRYSQQSKVLSSALEYSLLTEVRKEQFEYTRFVSSYEAVSDI, from the coding sequence ATGTCAGAACAACTCttagaagaatttaatGCCAAACTGGTGAATGAGTCAGTAAAAAAACTCAATAACGATGCGTTTGTGAGGCTccagaagttgaagaatatcCCCTTTAAAGAACTTCCTCGTGATACGAGATATTCTCAGCAGTCGAAAGTTTTAAGTTCTGCCTTGGAGTATAGTTTGTTAACCGAAGTCAGGAAAGAACAGTTTGAATATACTCGGTTTGTGTCAAGTTATGAAGCAGTTTCAGATATATAA
- a CDS encoding DEHA2C00418p (no similarity), which produces MPQLQAITSAASTVLSTNGRVFDNMARENGEERFQDVSLEEILYEAKLQREREKSTEWGEAAPTVPMINLIKTIFMGKTNKKEPTGQDKEKPTGQDKEKNVVLENEVTQDLISEPTNTSIDNANRMVKSASWGSVFFFNYN; this is translated from the coding sequence ATGCCTCAACTTCAAGCTATTACTTCGGCTGCATCGACGGTATTGTCTACAAATGGAAGAGTGTTTGATAATATGGCTAGAGAGAATGGAGAGGAAAGATTTCAAGATGTTAGTTTAGAAGAAATTCTATATGAAGCCAAGTTACAAAGAGAAAGGGAAAAATCTACGGAATGGGGGGAGGCTGCTCCAACTGTTCCGATGATAAATCTTATTAAAACCATTTTCATGGGTAAGACCAACAAAAAGGAACCAACAGGACAAGACAAAGAAAAACCAACAGGCCAagacaaagaaaagaatgTGGTTCTTGAAAATGAGGTAACTCAAGATTTGATTTCAGAACCAACTAATACCAGTATCGATAATGCAAATAGAATGGTAAAGTCTGCTTCTTGGGGCTCagtctttttttttaattacAACTGA
- a CDS encoding DEHA2C00440p (similar to gnl|GLV|YALI0C12100g Yarrowia lipolytica YALI0C12100g or gnl|GLV|YALI0E00308g Yarrowia lipolytica YALI0E00308g or gnl|GLV|YALI0F07106g Yarrowia lipolytica YALI0F07106g), with amino-acid sequence MYCGYLLWKIYLKLDSEKYPLKTYGDIVGRIYGPRVRYGVDFLQCLQLLCSVSVIILGNGQGLSQITKGKGCYTVLILVWSLAGMIIGQIRSLQRFGFLANLAIWMNVFVIIATMASVSHSAPNYVAAAGTMGIKKGPVITKIIMSGSGSTAFTNQLSACMNVVYSYGGAMVFVELMSEMKRPWDFWKGMITAQVFISIVYLFYGLFVYSQQGQFVVNPANQGISAYTIQTVANIVNLVSALIAAGLYGNVGIKVFYQTFFQKVFHTPDITSKKGRYIWCIAIIMYWGFAFILASAIPQFSALTSLVGAVCILQFTYTFPAILIFGIDLQIGALAGDGEYDPISKSTNRVDSWKNASRWIRAFKAKWLLNTCHIVLFLASLATAILGIYSSAELLKESFASGITTSFTCKSPVA; translated from the coding sequence ATGTACTGTGGATATCTTTTATGGaagatatatttaaaaCTTGACTCAGAAAAGTATCCTTTAAAAACTTATGGTGATATCGTTGGCCGTATTTATGGCCCTCGTGTAAGATACGGTGTTGATTTCCTTCAGTGTCTTCAATTATTATGCAGTGTTTCTGTTATTATTCTTGGTAATGGCCAAGGTTTATCACAGATTACAAAAGGAAAAGGCTGCTACACGGTATTAATTTTAGTCTGGTCCCTTGCTGGTATGATAATTGGTCAAATTAGATCGTTGCAAAGATTTGGTTTCTTAGCGAATTTAGCCATCTGGATGAATGTTTTCGTTATTATTGCAACAATGGCTTCTGTTTCACATTCAGCGCCAAACTATGTAGCTGCAGCAGGAACAATGGGTATAAAAAAAGGGCCAGTTATTACTAAAATTATCATGAGTGGGTCTGGTTCAACCGCTTTCACAAATCAATTATCTGCATGTATGAATGTGGTATACTCTTATGGTGGTGCAATGGTTTTTGTAGAGCTCATGTCGGAAATGAAACGTCCTTGGGATTTCTGGAAAGGAATGATAACTGCTCAAGTATTTATAAGTATTGTTTACCTCTTTTATGGTTTATTTGTATATTCTCAGCAAGGGCAATTTGTGGTTAATCCTGCAAATCAGGGTATAAGTGCATATACAATACAAACAGTTGCTAACATAGTTAATTTGGTTTCAGCTCTTATTGCTGCTGGACTTTATGGGAATGTCGGTATCAAGGTTTTTTACCAAACATTCTTCCAAAAGGTTTTCCACACTCCAGATATTACTTCTAAAAAGGGAAGATATATCTGGTGTATTGCTATTATTATGTATTGGGGATTTGCATTTATTCTTGCTTCTGCAATTCCGCAGTTTTCAGCTTTAACAAGTCTTGTGGGTGCTGTATGCATTTTGCAATTCACATATACCTTTCCAGCAATACTTATCTTTGGCATAGATTTGCAAATTGGTGCACTAGCAGGAGATGGTGAATATGATCCTATAAGTAAGTCAACAAATCGTGTGGATTCTTGGAAGAATGCATCAAGGTGGATTCGTGCGTTCAAGGCGAAATGGCTTTTAAATACCTGTCACATCGTTCTTTTTCTTGCTTCATTAGCTACAGCAATTCTTGGTATCTATTCAAGTGCTGAACTTCTTAAAGAATCGTTTGCTAGTGGGATAACCACTTCTTTTACTTGTAAATCTCCAGTTGCATGA